One Numenius arquata chromosome 9, bNumArq3.hap1.1, whole genome shotgun sequence DNA window includes the following coding sequences:
- the MRPS22 gene encoding small ribosomal subunit protein mS22 isoform X2, producing MAALGAWGSAAAPARLSRVARALWGWRARRGLGQDAGAGKAAKPSFEDETVQNLLYKMTGLNLQKVFRPVKKELKPPKYKLMTEAQLEEATRKAIEEAKEKLIMPPVLKEREPIDDVLAEDKFLEGTETTKYVFTDLTYSVPHRERFIVVREPNGVLRKATWEERDRMIQIFFPKEGRRVIPPVVFKDEHLGTVFQQDRHEDILNMCIAQFEPDSPDYIRVHHRTYDDIEKHAKYDLLRSTRHFGGMVWYLVNRKKTDGLLIDMIQRDLLDDATSLITLYHMLHPECQSAKAANEGKLQGVDLIKVFVKTESQKEGYIQLALQAYEEAMATSTAS from the exons ATGGCGGCGCTCGGGGCGTGGGGATCCGCGGCGGCGCCCGCGAGATTGTCGCGCGTGGCGCGGGCGCTGTGGGGCTGGCGCGCGCGGCGGGGGCTCGGGCAGGACGCGGGGGCC GGAAAAGCTGCTAAGCCTTCCTTTGAGGATGAAACCGTTCAGAATCTGCTTTACAAAATGACGGGGCTCAATCTGCAGAAGGTTTTTAGGCCAGTGAAAAAGGAGCTTAAACCACCCAAGTACAAGCTGATGACAGAAGCTCAGCTGGAAGAG gccACAAGAAAAGCCATCGAGGAAGCTAAAGAAAAACTAATTATGCCCCCTGTTTTGAAAGAACGAGAGCCAATTGATGATGTCTTAGCGGAAGACAAATTCCTTGAAGGAACTGAAACTACAAAATACGTGTTTACAGATTTAACTTATTCCGTTCCACATCGT gAGCGTTTCATTGTAGTTAGAGAACCAAATGGTGTATTACGCAAAGCAACCTGGGAAGAACGAGACAGAATGATACAGATATTCTTCCCAAAAGAAGGGCGCAGAGTTATTCCCCCAGTGGTATTCAAGGATGAACACCTTGGG ACTGTATTTCAGCAAGACCGCCATGAGGATATCCTTAACATGTGCATTGCGCAGTTTGAGCCAGATTCACCTGACTATATCAGA GTTCATCATCGGACTTACGATGACATTGAGAAACATGCCAAATACGATCTGCTCCGTTCAACAAGACACTTTGGAGGAATGGTATGGTATCTagtcaacagaaagaaaacagatggctTACTAATAGATATGATCCAGAGAGACTT GCTGGATGATGCTACAAGTTTAATTACACTGTATCATATGCTTCATCCTGAATGTCAGTCAGCAAAAGCAGCTAATGAAGGGAAACTTCAAGGTGTGGATCTGATCAAG GTATTTGTGAAAACTGAATCACAGAAAGAAGGCTACATACAACTGGCCCTCCAGGCTTATGAGGAAGCAATGGCTACTTCTACAGCTTCATGA
- the MRPS22 gene encoding small ribosomal subunit protein mS22 isoform X3: protein MAALGAWGSAAAPARLSRVARALWGWRARRGLGQDAGAADEGKAAKPSFEDETVQNLLYKMTGLNLQKVFRPVKKELKPPKYKLMTEAQLEEATRKAIEEAKEKLIMPPVLKEREPIDDVLAEDKFLEGTETTKYVFTDLTYSVPHRTVFQQDRHEDILNMCIAQFEPDSPDYIRVHHRTYDDIEKHAKYDLLRSTRHFGGMVWYLVNRKKTDGLLIDMIQRDLLDDATSLITLYHMLHPECQSAKAANEGKLQGVDLIKVFVKTESQKEGYIQLALQAYEEAMATSTAS, encoded by the exons ATGGCGGCGCTCGGGGCGTGGGGATCCGCGGCGGCGCCCGCGAGATTGTCGCGCGTGGCGCGGGCGCTGTGGGGCTGGCGCGCGCGGCGGGGGCTCGGGCAGGACGCGGGGGCCGCGGACG AGGGAAAAGCTGCTAAGCCTTCCTTTGAGGATGAAACCGTTCAGAATCTGCTTTACAAAATGACGGGGCTCAATCTGCAGAAGGTTTTTAGGCCAGTGAAAAAGGAGCTTAAACCACCCAAGTACAAGCTGATGACAGAAGCTCAGCTGGAAGAG gccACAAGAAAAGCCATCGAGGAAGCTAAAGAAAAACTAATTATGCCCCCTGTTTTGAAAGAACGAGAGCCAATTGATGATGTCTTAGCGGAAGACAAATTCCTTGAAGGAACTGAAACTACAAAATACGTGTTTACAGATTTAACTTATTCCGTTCCACATCGT ACTGTATTTCAGCAAGACCGCCATGAGGATATCCTTAACATGTGCATTGCGCAGTTTGAGCCAGATTCACCTGACTATATCAGA GTTCATCATCGGACTTACGATGACATTGAGAAACATGCCAAATACGATCTGCTCCGTTCAACAAGACACTTTGGAGGAATGGTATGGTATCTagtcaacagaaagaaaacagatggctTACTAATAGATATGATCCAGAGAGACTT GCTGGATGATGCTACAAGTTTAATTACACTGTATCATATGCTTCATCCTGAATGTCAGTCAGCAAAAGCAGCTAATGAAGGGAAACTTCAAGGTGTGGATCTGATCAAG GTATTTGTGAAAACTGAATCACAGAAAGAAGGCTACATACAACTGGCCCTCCAGGCTTATGAGGAAGCAATGGCTACTTCTACAGCTTCATGA
- the MRPS22 gene encoding small ribosomal subunit protein mS22 isoform X1 — MAALGAWGSAAAPARLSRVARALWGWRARRGLGQDAGAADEGKAAKPSFEDETVQNLLYKMTGLNLQKVFRPVKKELKPPKYKLMTEAQLEEATRKAIEEAKEKLIMPPVLKEREPIDDVLAEDKFLEGTETTKYVFTDLTYSVPHRERFIVVREPNGVLRKATWEERDRMIQIFFPKEGRRVIPPVVFKDEHLGTVFQQDRHEDILNMCIAQFEPDSPDYIRVHHRTYDDIEKHAKYDLLRSTRHFGGMVWYLVNRKKTDGLLIDMIQRDLLDDATSLITLYHMLHPECQSAKAANEGKLQGVDLIKVFVKTESQKEGYIQLALQAYEEAMATSTAS, encoded by the exons ATGGCGGCGCTCGGGGCGTGGGGATCCGCGGCGGCGCCCGCGAGATTGTCGCGCGTGGCGCGGGCGCTGTGGGGCTGGCGCGCGCGGCGGGGGCTCGGGCAGGACGCGGGGGCCGCGGACG AGGGAAAAGCTGCTAAGCCTTCCTTTGAGGATGAAACCGTTCAGAATCTGCTTTACAAAATGACGGGGCTCAATCTGCAGAAGGTTTTTAGGCCAGTGAAAAAGGAGCTTAAACCACCCAAGTACAAGCTGATGACAGAAGCTCAGCTGGAAGAG gccACAAGAAAAGCCATCGAGGAAGCTAAAGAAAAACTAATTATGCCCCCTGTTTTGAAAGAACGAGAGCCAATTGATGATGTCTTAGCGGAAGACAAATTCCTTGAAGGAACTGAAACTACAAAATACGTGTTTACAGATTTAACTTATTCCGTTCCACATCGT gAGCGTTTCATTGTAGTTAGAGAACCAAATGGTGTATTACGCAAAGCAACCTGGGAAGAACGAGACAGAATGATACAGATATTCTTCCCAAAAGAAGGGCGCAGAGTTATTCCCCCAGTGGTATTCAAGGATGAACACCTTGGG ACTGTATTTCAGCAAGACCGCCATGAGGATATCCTTAACATGTGCATTGCGCAGTTTGAGCCAGATTCACCTGACTATATCAGA GTTCATCATCGGACTTACGATGACATTGAGAAACATGCCAAATACGATCTGCTCCGTTCAACAAGACACTTTGGAGGAATGGTATGGTATCTagtcaacagaaagaaaacagatggctTACTAATAGATATGATCCAGAGAGACTT GCTGGATGATGCTACAAGTTTAATTACACTGTATCATATGCTTCATCCTGAATGTCAGTCAGCAAAAGCAGCTAATGAAGGGAAACTTCAAGGTGTGGATCTGATCAAG GTATTTGTGAAAACTGAATCACAGAAAGAAGGCTACATACAACTGGCCCTCCAGGCTTATGAGGAAGCAATGGCTACTTCTACAGCTTCATGA